In Mercurialis annua linkage group LG5, ddMerAnnu1.2, whole genome shotgun sequence, a single genomic region encodes these proteins:
- the LOC126679832 gene encoding gibberellin 2-beta-dioxygenase-like, producing the protein MVVLSQTALDYYSLMKTCKPTSGLFNGIPVIDLKDPQAKFLIVEACKEFGFFKLVNHGVPFEFMTKLESLALNFFNLPQSEKDKAGPPDPFGYGNKRIGPNGDVGWIEYLLLNTNSQITSHNILSIFKENPEVFRSAVKDYITEVKRMSDEVLELIAEGLGIKPKNVLSKMLRDEKSDSCFRLNYYPTCPEVQLQALSGRNLIGFGEHTDPQIISVLRSNNTTGLQICLKDGTWVSVPPDQSSFFINVGDALQVMTNGRFRSVKHRVLADTKRSRISMIYFGGPPLSQKIAALPCVMKEGEESLYEQFTWCEYKKSAYKSRLADYRLGVFEKNCRPIV; encoded by the exons atggtggTTCTTTCTCAAACAGCATTAGACTATTACTCTCTGATGAAAACATGCAAGCCAACGTCTGGTTTATTCAATGGAATACCAGTGATTGATTTGAAAGACCCTCAAGCCAAATTTCTTATAGTTGAAGCTTGTAAGGAATTTGGTTTTTTTAAGTTGGTGAATCATGGTGTTCCGTTTGAATTCATGACAAAATTAGAGTCTTTGGCTTTGAATTTCTTTAATCTTCCTCAGTCTGAGAAGGATAAAGCTGGTCCGCCTGACCCTTTTGGCTATGGTAATAAAAGAATTGGCCCTAATGGTGATGTTGGCTGGATTGAATATCTTCTGCTCAATACAAACTCCCAAATTACTTCCCATAATATCCTCTCCATTTTCAAAGAAAACCCAGAAGTTTTCAG GTCTGCTGTGAAAGATTATATAACTGAAGTGAAGAGAATGTCCGACGAAGTGTTGGAATTGATTGCGGAAGGGTTAGGGATTAAGCCGAAGAATGTGTTGAGTAAGATGCTGAGGGATGAGAAAAGTGACTCATGTTTCAGGCTAAATTACTACCCGACGTGTCCGGAGGTTCAGCTTCAGGCATTGAGTGGTAGAAATTTGATTGGATTTGGGGAGCATACAGACCCACAGATCATATCTGTCTTGAGATCTAATAACACCACTGGGCTCCAAATCTGTTTGAAAGATGGGACTTGGGTTTCAGTTCCACCTGATCAGTCCTCCTTTTTCATCAATGTTGGTGATGCCTTGCAG GTGATGACTAATGGAAGGTTTAGAAGTGTGAAACATAGAGTTTTGGCAGACACAAAAAGATCAAGAATTTCAATGATATATTTTGGAGGCCCACCTTTGAGTCAAAAGATTGCAGCTTTACCTTGTGTAATGAAAGAAGGTGAAGAGAGTTTATATGAACAATTCACATGGTGTGAATATAAGAAGTCAGCTTATAAATCTAGGTTGGCTGATTATAGGCTTGGggtatttgagaaaaattgcAGGCCAATTGtgtaa